The following are from one region of the Hemibagrus wyckioides isolate EC202008001 linkage group LG24, SWU_Hwy_1.0, whole genome shotgun sequence genome:
- the sgce gene encoding epsilon-sarcoglycan isoform X2, whose amino-acid sequence MGSLNVFLWFLVVVTIVSRSHADRNVYPSAGVLFVHVLEREYFKGEFPPYPKLGDTSNDPITFNTNLKGFPDRPGWLRYIQRTPHSDGVLYGSPTAEHAGKPTIIEITAYNRRTFETARHNLVINIMGTEEFPLPYQAEFYIKNMNVEEMLASEVLGDFLGAVKNVWQPERLNAINITSALDRGGRVPLPINNLKEGVYVMVGADVPFSSCLREVESPQNQLRCSQEMEPVISCDKKFRAQFHIDWCKISLVDITKVIPVHNSRPEPGTGVLPDIGEYNPPSESLKSRDYFADFLVTLAVPSAVALVLFVILGYSMCCRREGVIQLVHHSSIQKSTKELRSMSKNREISWPLSTLPVFNPVSGEVVPPIHPENYETTSMPLMQTQTNLQNQMQIPQQQPSGDNYSLSTFRRLEVNGIPEERKVAEALNL is encoded by the exons ATGGGCTCTCTGAACGTCTTCCTGTGGTTTTTAGTAG TGGTCACCATTGTCTCGCGCTCACATGCAGACCGGAACGTCTACCCTTCAGCTGGAGTGTTGTTTGTCCATGTCCTTGAGAGGGAATACTTTAAAGGAGAATTTCCTCCTTATCCGAAGCTAG GGGATACCAGCAATGATCCAATCACCTTTAATACCAACCTGAAGGGTTTTCCAGACAGACCCGGGTGGCTGCGCTACATCCAGCGAACTCCACACAGTGATGGAGTCCTTTACGGCTCCCCCACTGCGGAGCATGCGGGCAAACCAACCATCATCGAG ATTACTGCCTATAACCGACGCACTTTCGAAACAGCAAGGCACAATTTGGTCATTAACATCATGGGTACAGAAG AATTCCCCTTGCCTTATCAGGCCGagttttacattaaaaacatgAACGTAGAGGAGATGTTAGCCAGTGAGGTGCTGGGAGACTTCCTGGGGGCTGTGAAGAACGTGTGGCAGCCTGAGAGACTTAATGCCATCAACATCACTTCAGCGCTGGACCGGGGTGGACGTGTGCCCCTGCCCATCAACAATCTGAAAGAGGG tgtgtacgTGATGGTGGGAGCAGATGTGCCGTTCTCGTCATGCCTGCGTGAGGTAGAGAGTCCGCAGAACCAGTTGCGCTGCAGTCAGGAGATGGAGCCGGTCATCAGCTGTGACAAGAAGTTCAGAGCTCAGTTCCACATCGACTGGTGCAAAATCTCTCTG GTGGATATTACTAAAGTCATCCCTGTGCACAATAGCCGTCCGGAACCGGGCACTGGGGTGCTGCCAGACATTGGTGAATATAATCCACCCTCCGAGTCACTGAAAAGTCGAGACTATTTTGCTGACTTCCTGGTGACATTGGCGGTTCCCTCTGCTGTTGCTCTGGTCCTCTTCGTCATCCTGGGCTACTCAATGTGCTGTCGCCGAGAAGGAGT CATCCAGCTGGTGCACCACAGCTCCATTCAGAAATCAACAAAGGAGCTGCGCAGCATGTCGAAGAACAGGGAGATCTCCTGGCCTCTCTCCACGCTGCCCGTGTTCAACCCTGTGAGTGGAGAGGTGGTGCCACCGATCCACCCGGAAAACTATGAGACTACCAGCATGCCGCTCATGCAGACCCAGAC AAATCTTCAAAATCAAATGCAGATCCCACAACAGCAGCCTTCGG GAGATAATTACAGTTTGTCAACATTTCGAAGGCTGGAG GTAAATGGTATTCCTGAAGAGAGGAAAGTGGCTGAAGCGCTGAATTTGTGA
- the sgce gene encoding epsilon-sarcoglycan isoform X1: MGSLNVFLWFLVVVTIVSRSHADRNVYPSAGVLFVHVLEREYFKGEFPPYPKLGDTSNDPITFNTNLKGFPDRPGWLRYIQRTPHSDGVLYGSPTAEHAGKPTIIEITAYNRRTFETARHNLVINIMGTEEFPLPYQAEFYIKNMNVEEMLASEVLGDFLGAVKNVWQPERLNAINITSALDRGGRVPLPINNLKEGVYVMVGADVPFSSCLREVESPQNQLRCSQEMEPVISCDKKFRAQFHIDWCKISLVDITKVIPVHNSRPEPGTGVLPDIGEYNPPSESLKSRDYFADFLVTLAVPSAVALVLFVILGYSMCCRREGVRKRNMQTPDIQLVHHSSIQKSTKELRSMSKNREISWPLSTLPVFNPVSGEVVPPIHPENYETTSMPLMQTQTNLQNQMQIPQQQPSGDNYSLSTFRRLEVNGIPEERKVAEALNL, from the exons ATGGGCTCTCTGAACGTCTTCCTGTGGTTTTTAGTAG TGGTCACCATTGTCTCGCGCTCACATGCAGACCGGAACGTCTACCCTTCAGCTGGAGTGTTGTTTGTCCATGTCCTTGAGAGGGAATACTTTAAAGGAGAATTTCCTCCTTATCCGAAGCTAG GGGATACCAGCAATGATCCAATCACCTTTAATACCAACCTGAAGGGTTTTCCAGACAGACCCGGGTGGCTGCGCTACATCCAGCGAACTCCACACAGTGATGGAGTCCTTTACGGCTCCCCCACTGCGGAGCATGCGGGCAAACCAACCATCATCGAG ATTACTGCCTATAACCGACGCACTTTCGAAACAGCAAGGCACAATTTGGTCATTAACATCATGGGTACAGAAG AATTCCCCTTGCCTTATCAGGCCGagttttacattaaaaacatgAACGTAGAGGAGATGTTAGCCAGTGAGGTGCTGGGAGACTTCCTGGGGGCTGTGAAGAACGTGTGGCAGCCTGAGAGACTTAATGCCATCAACATCACTTCAGCGCTGGACCGGGGTGGACGTGTGCCCCTGCCCATCAACAATCTGAAAGAGGG tgtgtacgTGATGGTGGGAGCAGATGTGCCGTTCTCGTCATGCCTGCGTGAGGTAGAGAGTCCGCAGAACCAGTTGCGCTGCAGTCAGGAGATGGAGCCGGTCATCAGCTGTGACAAGAAGTTCAGAGCTCAGTTCCACATCGACTGGTGCAAAATCTCTCTG GTGGATATTACTAAAGTCATCCCTGTGCACAATAGCCGTCCGGAACCGGGCACTGGGGTGCTGCCAGACATTGGTGAATATAATCCACCCTCCGAGTCACTGAAAAGTCGAGACTATTTTGCTGACTTCCTGGTGACATTGGCGGTTCCCTCTGCTGTTGCTCTGGTCCTCTTCGTCATCCTGGGCTACTCAATGTGCTGTCGCCGAGAAGGAGT gCGAAAAAGAAACATGCAAACACCAGA CATCCAGCTGGTGCACCACAGCTCCATTCAGAAATCAACAAAGGAGCTGCGCAGCATGTCGAAGAACAGGGAGATCTCCTGGCCTCTCTCCACGCTGCCCGTGTTCAACCCTGTGAGTGGAGAGGTGGTGCCACCGATCCACCCGGAAAACTATGAGACTACCAGCATGCCGCTCATGCAGACCCAGAC AAATCTTCAAAATCAAATGCAGATCCCACAACAGCAGCCTTCGG GAGATAATTACAGTTTGTCAACATTTCGAAGGCTGGAG GTAAATGGTATTCCTGAAGAGAGGAAAGTGGCTGAAGCGCTGAATTTGTGA
- the sgce gene encoding epsilon-sarcoglycan isoform X4: protein MGSLNVFLWFLVVVTIVSRSHADRNVYPSAGVLFVHVLEREYFKGEFPPYPKLGDTSNDPITFNTNLKGFPDRPGWLRYIQRTPHSDGVLYGSPTAEHAGKPTIIEITAYNRRTFETARHNLVINIMGTEEFPLPYQAEFYIKNMNVEEMLASEVLGDFLGAVKNVWQPERLNAINITSALDRGGRVPLPINNLKEGVYVMVGADVPFSSCLREVESPQNQLRCSQEMEPVISCDKKFRAQFHIDWCKISLVDITKVIPVHNSRPEPGTGVLPDIGEYNPPSESLKSRDYFADFLVTLAVPSAVALVLFVILGYSMCCRREGVRKRNMQTPDIQLVHHSSIQKSTKELRSMSKNREISWPLSTLPVFNPVSGEVVPPIHPENYETTSMPLMQTQTNLQNQMQIPQQQPSGKWYS, encoded by the exons ATGGGCTCTCTGAACGTCTTCCTGTGGTTTTTAGTAG TGGTCACCATTGTCTCGCGCTCACATGCAGACCGGAACGTCTACCCTTCAGCTGGAGTGTTGTTTGTCCATGTCCTTGAGAGGGAATACTTTAAAGGAGAATTTCCTCCTTATCCGAAGCTAG GGGATACCAGCAATGATCCAATCACCTTTAATACCAACCTGAAGGGTTTTCCAGACAGACCCGGGTGGCTGCGCTACATCCAGCGAACTCCACACAGTGATGGAGTCCTTTACGGCTCCCCCACTGCGGAGCATGCGGGCAAACCAACCATCATCGAG ATTACTGCCTATAACCGACGCACTTTCGAAACAGCAAGGCACAATTTGGTCATTAACATCATGGGTACAGAAG AATTCCCCTTGCCTTATCAGGCCGagttttacattaaaaacatgAACGTAGAGGAGATGTTAGCCAGTGAGGTGCTGGGAGACTTCCTGGGGGCTGTGAAGAACGTGTGGCAGCCTGAGAGACTTAATGCCATCAACATCACTTCAGCGCTGGACCGGGGTGGACGTGTGCCCCTGCCCATCAACAATCTGAAAGAGGG tgtgtacgTGATGGTGGGAGCAGATGTGCCGTTCTCGTCATGCCTGCGTGAGGTAGAGAGTCCGCAGAACCAGTTGCGCTGCAGTCAGGAGATGGAGCCGGTCATCAGCTGTGACAAGAAGTTCAGAGCTCAGTTCCACATCGACTGGTGCAAAATCTCTCTG GTGGATATTACTAAAGTCATCCCTGTGCACAATAGCCGTCCGGAACCGGGCACTGGGGTGCTGCCAGACATTGGTGAATATAATCCACCCTCCGAGTCACTGAAAAGTCGAGACTATTTTGCTGACTTCCTGGTGACATTGGCGGTTCCCTCTGCTGTTGCTCTGGTCCTCTTCGTCATCCTGGGCTACTCAATGTGCTGTCGCCGAGAAGGAGT gCGAAAAAGAAACATGCAAACACCAGA CATCCAGCTGGTGCACCACAGCTCCATTCAGAAATCAACAAAGGAGCTGCGCAGCATGTCGAAGAACAGGGAGATCTCCTGGCCTCTCTCCACGCTGCCCGTGTTCAACCCTGTGAGTGGAGAGGTGGTGCCACCGATCCACCCGGAAAACTATGAGACTACCAGCATGCCGCTCATGCAGACCCAGAC AAATCTTCAAAATCAAATGCAGATCCCACAACAGCAGCCTTCGG GTAAATGGTATTCCTGA
- the sgce gene encoding epsilon-sarcoglycan isoform X3, producing the protein MGSLNVFLWFLVVVTIVSRSHADRNVYPSAGVLFVHVLEREYFKGEFPPYPKLGDTSNDPITFNTNLKGFPDRPGWLRYIQRTPHSDGVLYGSPTAEHAGKPTIIEITAYNRRTFETARHNLVINIMGTEEFPLPYQAEFYIKNMNVEEMLASEVLGDFLGAVKNVWQPERLNAINITSALDRGGRVPLPINNLKEGVYVMVGADVPFSSCLREVESPQNQLRCSQEMEPVISCDKKFRAQFHIDWCKISLVDITKVIPVHNSRPEPGTGVLPDIGEYNPPSESLKSRDYFADFLVTLAVPSAVALVLFVILGYSMCCRREGVRKRNMQTPDIQLVHHSSIQKSTKELRSMSKNREISWPLSTLPVFNPVSGEVVPPIHPENYETTSMPLMQTQTNLQNQMQIPQQQPSDPALPPPAI; encoded by the exons ATGGGCTCTCTGAACGTCTTCCTGTGGTTTTTAGTAG TGGTCACCATTGTCTCGCGCTCACATGCAGACCGGAACGTCTACCCTTCAGCTGGAGTGTTGTTTGTCCATGTCCTTGAGAGGGAATACTTTAAAGGAGAATTTCCTCCTTATCCGAAGCTAG GGGATACCAGCAATGATCCAATCACCTTTAATACCAACCTGAAGGGTTTTCCAGACAGACCCGGGTGGCTGCGCTACATCCAGCGAACTCCACACAGTGATGGAGTCCTTTACGGCTCCCCCACTGCGGAGCATGCGGGCAAACCAACCATCATCGAG ATTACTGCCTATAACCGACGCACTTTCGAAACAGCAAGGCACAATTTGGTCATTAACATCATGGGTACAGAAG AATTCCCCTTGCCTTATCAGGCCGagttttacattaaaaacatgAACGTAGAGGAGATGTTAGCCAGTGAGGTGCTGGGAGACTTCCTGGGGGCTGTGAAGAACGTGTGGCAGCCTGAGAGACTTAATGCCATCAACATCACTTCAGCGCTGGACCGGGGTGGACGTGTGCCCCTGCCCATCAACAATCTGAAAGAGGG tgtgtacgTGATGGTGGGAGCAGATGTGCCGTTCTCGTCATGCCTGCGTGAGGTAGAGAGTCCGCAGAACCAGTTGCGCTGCAGTCAGGAGATGGAGCCGGTCATCAGCTGTGACAAGAAGTTCAGAGCTCAGTTCCACATCGACTGGTGCAAAATCTCTCTG GTGGATATTACTAAAGTCATCCCTGTGCACAATAGCCGTCCGGAACCGGGCACTGGGGTGCTGCCAGACATTGGTGAATATAATCCACCCTCCGAGTCACTGAAAAGTCGAGACTATTTTGCTGACTTCCTGGTGACATTGGCGGTTCCCTCTGCTGTTGCTCTGGTCCTCTTCGTCATCCTGGGCTACTCAATGTGCTGTCGCCGAGAAGGAGT gCGAAAAAGAAACATGCAAACACCAGA CATCCAGCTGGTGCACCACAGCTCCATTCAGAAATCAACAAAGGAGCTGCGCAGCATGTCGAAGAACAGGGAGATCTCCTGGCCTCTCTCCACGCTGCCCGTGTTCAACCCTGTGAGTGGAGAGGTGGTGCCACCGATCCACCCGGAAAACTATGAGACTACCAGCATGCCGCTCATGCAGACCCAGAC AAATCTTCAAAATCAAATGCAGATCCCACAACAGCAGCCTTCGG acccAGCATTACCTCctccagcaatttga